In Bacillus sp. DX3.1, the following proteins share a genomic window:
- a CDS encoding transposase, translating into MTRGKGKRYDETFKQETVKYILENNKPVAQVARETGINENTLHGWVKKYSQQPEIKAVQTFSTPDAELRAMQKQLRDLQEENGILKKAMHYFAKSPR; encoded by the coding sequence ATGACTAGAGGAAAAGGAAAACGTTATGATGAAACATTTAAACAAGAAACAGTAAAGTACATCTTAGAAAACAATAAACCAGTAGCTCAAGTAGCTAGGGAAACTGGGATAAATGAGAATACTCTACATGGTTGGGTAAAGAAATATAGTCAACAACCTGAAATCAAAGCTGTACAAACATTTTCTACACCTGATGCTGAATTGAGAGCTATGCAAAAACAGCTACGCGATCTACAGGAGGAAAATGGAATCTTAAAAAAGGCGATGCACTACTTCGCGAAAAGCCCTCGGTAA
- a CDS encoding IS3 family transposase, with the protein MEVSKSGYFKWLKRPKSNRKKKHEKLTQKVLQTHLEHNQRYGSVKIAKTLNKCGVKVSERTVSRIMTNNQWKSCTVKRYKATTNSKH; encoded by the coding sequence TTGGAAGTCTCAAAAAGTGGTTACTTTAAATGGTTAAAGCGTCCAAAAAGCAATCGCAAAAAAAAGCATGAAAAGCTAACTCAAAAAGTTTTACAAACTCACCTAGAACATAACCAGCGATATGGCAGCGTAAAAATTGCCAAAACATTAAACAAATGTGGTGTAAAAGTAAGTGAGCGAACTGTTTCTCGTATCATGACAAACAACCAATGGAAGTCTTGTACGGTTAAAAGATATAAAGCGACAACAAATTCAAAGCATTAA
- a CDS encoding YmaF family protein has translation MNRVGKSDFVSGFVPNHNHGSVDYTSVEAGHVHQCLDVTSPPIPVQEGGHIHYTEGYVVFEDGHNHYYKAQSGPAIPVGNGMHVHYYDFYTTEDNGHRHRIKGVDQPAPGNK, from the coding sequence GTGAACAGGGTAGGGAAAAGTGATTTTGTTTCTGGGTTTGTACCGAATCATAATCATGGGTCCGTAGATTATACATCTGTTGAGGCAGGTCATGTGCATCAATGCTTAGATGTAACATCTCCACCAATTCCAGTACAGGAGGGGGGACATATACACTATACAGAAGGATATGTGGTATTCGAAGATGGGCATAACCATTATTATAAGGCACAATCGGGACCAGCCATTCCAGTTGGAAATGGGATGCATGTTCATTATTACGACTTTTATACCACCGAAGATAATGGTCATAGGCATCGTATTAAGGGAGTAGATCAGCCCGCCCCAGGTAATAAATAA
- a CDS encoding SGNH/GDSL hydrolase family protein, protein MNFKKIATISIALNTALLLVGGYFVYSNISDDRKVVASPEYKIESSEVSSTTSDSNDNKRERSPSYKVRTSLFNNATSVDTGVVFLGDSLTNFNEWGEAFPYVKTYNRGISGDTTVGVMKRLNQIVALKPSKVFIMIGINDLGAKTPKEEIVTNYSAILEKMKSELPDTKIFIESILPTKPLAKSKNLSNEDINWLNKELERVAKENGHTFINLHSLFTDKDGQLKGEWTVDGVHITGEGYKAWENEIKKYVYR, encoded by the coding sequence ATGAATTTTAAGAAGATAGCAACTATATCTATAGCATTAAACACAGCATTGTTGCTAGTAGGTGGTTATTTTGTTTATTCAAATATAAGTGATGATAGAAAAGTAGTAGCATCTCCAGAATACAAAATAGAATCATCTGAAGTTTCGTCAACTACAAGTGATAGTAATGACAACAAACGAGAACGTTCTCCATCGTATAAAGTGCGAACATCTTTATTCAATAATGCTACATCTGTAGACACTGGAGTGGTGTTTTTAGGTGATAGTTTAACGAATTTTAATGAATGGGGAGAAGCCTTTCCATATGTTAAGACATATAACCGTGGAATTAGCGGGGATACAACTGTTGGTGTGATGAAGCGTTTAAATCAAATTGTTGCTTTAAAACCATCTAAAGTATTTATTATGATTGGGATTAATGACTTAGGAGCCAAAACACCAAAAGAGGAAATAGTAACAAACTATAGTGCTATTCTTGAAAAAATGAAATCAGAGTTACCAGATACAAAGATATTCATTGAAAGTATACTTCCAACTAAACCTTTAGCTAAATCCAAAAATTTAAGCAATGAAGACATCAATTGGCTGAATAAAGAACTTGAAAGAGTAGCTAAAGAAAATGGGCATACTTTTATTAACTTACATTCTTTATTTACAGATAAAGACGGTCAGTTAAAGGGAGAATGGACAGTTGATGGCGTTCATATAACTGGCGAAGGCTATAAAGCATGGGAAAATGAAATAAAGAAATATGTTTATCGATAA
- a CDS encoding hemolysin XhlA family protein has product MRTLDKCKDCETNKTKIQNMEIRLAVVESKVIKIEESIEKISANTTWILRIIIGAIVTALIG; this is encoded by the coding sequence ATGAGAACGTTGGATAAATGTAAAGATTGTGAGACAAACAAAACAAAGATTCAAAACATGGAAATACGTCTTGCGGTTGTGGAAAGTAAAGTAATAAAAATTGAAGAAAGTATTGAAAAAATCAGTGCCAACACTACATGGATTCTTCGAATTATTATTGGAGCAATTGTAACAGCACTTATTGGCTAA
- a CDS encoding DUF4097 family beta strand repeat-containing protein translates to MKKILLGAVACIIVGVIGISQTYAKTVEEAEKGDTEKVIKNKAIKKLEIDVDAGDVMIQKGNNSSFYVKQSGRVAKQKVSIDEEGDTLKVQGKIKKGVSFDFSFLSFGFKTPKVTVIVPERSYQEIKASSSAGDIRVIDVKSDRVNASTLGGDVEVERVTASEVEGSSKAGEVNMKKVSGKVVAETTGGDVDVIDHDPKYDVKASTTAGDVDIRLLEKPKDATVSGKTFAGEVEIFKEETKSVTIGSGKVKISGQTSGGDVTIEAN, encoded by the coding sequence ATGAAAAAGATATTGTTAGGGGCTGTTGCTTGTATTATTGTTGGTGTTATTGGTATATCGCAAACATATGCCAAAACAGTAGAAGAAGCGGAAAAAGGGGATACAGAAAAAGTTATTAAAAATAAAGCAATTAAAAAGTTAGAAATTGATGTAGATGCCGGAGATGTTATGATTCAAAAAGGAAATAATTCTTCCTTTTACGTAAAGCAATCAGGGCGAGTTGCGAAACAAAAAGTAAGTATTGATGAAGAAGGAGATACATTGAAAGTTCAGGGGAAAATTAAAAAAGGAGTTTCATTTGATTTTTCATTCTTATCTTTTGGATTTAAAACACCAAAAGTAACGGTTATTGTTCCGGAACGTTCATATCAGGAAATAAAAGCGAGTTCGTCAGCAGGTGATATAAGAGTAATTGATGTGAAAAGTGATCGTGTGAATGCGTCAACGCTTGGTGGAGATGTAGAAGTAGAGCGAGTAACGGCAAGTGAAGTGGAAGGATCTTCAAAAGCTGGAGAAGTGAATATGAAAAAAGTAAGTGGTAAAGTTGTGGCAGAAACAACTGGTGGAGATGTGGATGTTATCGATCATGATCCGAAATATGATGTGAAAGCAAGCACAACAGCAGGAGATGTCGATATTCGTTTACTAGAAAAACCAAAAGATGCAACAGTAAGTGGGAAAACATTCGCTGGAGAAGTGGAGATTTTTAAGGAAGAAACGAAGAGTGTAACAATTGGAAGTGGTAAAGTAAAGATTAGTGGACAAACTTCTGGTGGGGATGTAACAATTGAAGCGAACTAA
- a CDS encoding dUTP diphosphatase: MEGESLGFDWKEVIQAYISKNEKNHKRQDNGY; this comes from the coding sequence ATGGAAGGTGAATCTCTAGGATTTGATTGGAAAGAAGTTATACAAGCGTATATTTCTAAAAACGAAAAGAACCACAAACGACAAGATAACGGATACTAA
- a CDS encoding DUF1700 domain-containing protein, with protein sequence MHKEQFLRELSGHLRKLPEEERKDILYDYEEHFQFGLEEGKTEGEIVKGLGSPKAIAKEMLALYRFDEMKKDPSASNITRAVMAAVGLSLLNFIIVLGPLIAIVSFIFALWVGGVVSVVAPLLVVIKILTGTFLWLEVFVSITFVGLGLLLCIGAYYCTKWFGNFCMKYVNWNLKMIRGE encoded by the coding sequence ATGCATAAAGAACAGTTTCTTCGAGAATTATCGGGACATCTTAGAAAGCTACCGGAAGAAGAGAGAAAAGATATTTTATACGATTATGAGGAACATTTTCAGTTTGGGCTAGAAGAAGGAAAGACAGAAGGGGAAATTGTTAAAGGGCTCGGTTCACCAAAAGCAATTGCGAAAGAAATGTTGGCATTATATCGTTTTGATGAGATGAAAAAAGATCCGTCTGCTTCGAATATAACAAGAGCTGTGATGGCAGCGGTCGGGCTTAGTTTATTAAATTTTATTATTGTATTAGGGCCTTTAATTGCAATAGTAAGTTTTATATTTGCACTTTGGGTTGGTGGGGTTGTTAGCGTTGTGGCACCACTATTGGTAGTAATTAAAATATTAACTGGTACTTTCTTATGGCTTGAGGTATTTGTTTCTATTACGTTTGTCGGACTTGGTTTGTTGTTATGCATAGGTGCTTACTACTGTACAAAATGGTTTGGGAATTTTTGTATGAAATATGTCAATTGGAATCTCAAAATGATTAGAGGAGAGTAG
- a CDS encoding PadR family transcriptional regulator: MNVQFKKGVLELCVLALVKRKDCYGYELVQQISNKFLISEGSVYPLLRRLTKEGYFQTYLKESTEGPPRKYYQLTNQGAEQLHLLVTEWRDFAKGVQEIIEEV, encoded by the coding sequence TTGAACGTCCAGTTTAAAAAAGGTGTGTTAGAGCTTTGTGTACTGGCACTTGTCAAAAGAAAAGATTGCTACGGTTATGAACTCGTTCAGCAAATTTCCAATAAATTTTTAATATCGGAAGGTTCGGTATATCCGTTGTTACGTCGATTAACAAAAGAGGGATATTTTCAGACGTATTTAAAAGAATCGACAGAAGGACCACCGCGTAAATATTATCAATTAACAAATCAAGGGGCAGAGCAACTCCATTTACTTGTAACGGAGTGGCGTGATTTTGCTAAAGGGGTACAAGAAATTATTGAAGAGGTGTGA